A stretch of the Acyrthosiphon pisum isolate AL4f chromosome A2, pea_aphid_22Mar2018_4r6ur, whole genome shotgun sequence genome encodes the following:
- the LOC100165047 gene encoding hyccin isoform X2 codes for MVENAVKEWLSEFATLEKDDWATFAITTSQNKTLIESIYAVLDDIHKYSKLVDRICGALFNCYRTEETDLHLFVLLFIPHLTYSYLNSIAHVDKQSCRSIEALLIGIYNLEAVDENNTPRFISFRLPSLAQPSIYHEPSSLAPTSLTETAIRRLEQRDTHPVRRGPFNQIERLSASNRMEVLSNLYFIYYKNLNLLPEVYNPFDRFYRVTSKMVTQGYFHKRSTSFTNSDISTSTTLPRIPLSPKFLIHLLYCLYISIFNCGKAEAFQALEDIYYRACYSCYCEVILLANAIKNSCQGSFEGGQTPNVSSVGTPVSSNTCSTPVSKSMITNASFRTKKLPDDIPIQNIQGTFDESADVANLSSITEETNDLKDLSAESVPVKRSLPKIAANFGKKTAEKIATAVKNSGNIKTSKLNTQNGSDIYETDESGIDLAGSDISDTKTGLGHDDRTTMTPLLNRRNPSMSVELESSRSIQIESTAL; via the exons ATGGTGGAAAATGCAGTAAAAGAATGGTTATCAGAGTTTGCCACATTGGAAAAGGACGACTGGGCAACATTTGCTATAACAACATCGCAGAATAAGACACTTATAGAATCAATATATGCTGTACTTGatgatattcataaatattctaag TTAGTTGATCGTATTTGTGGTGCACTTTTTAATTGTTATCGAACTGAAGAAACcgatttacatttatttgtactaCTGTTTATACCACACTTAACATACAGTTACCTTAATTCTATTGCTCATGTTGACAAGcaa aGCTGTCGTAGTATTGAAGCATTACTAATTGGAATTTACAATCTTGAAGCTGTAGATGAAAATAATACGCCTAGATTTATATCATTTCGTTTGCCGTCATTAGCTCAGCCATCTATTTACCACgaa CCTAGTAGTTTGGCTCCAACTTCATTAACAGAGACTGCCATTCGTCGTTTAGAACAAAGAGACACACACCCAGTCCGCCGAGGTCCTTTTAATCAAATTGAAAGACTATCTGCGTCTAATAGAATGGAAGTTCTtagtaacttatattttatttactacaaaaatttaaatctccTGCCAGAAGTTTATAATCCATTTGATCGTTTTTATAGAGTTACATCTAA aatgGTTACTCAGGGTTATTTTCATAAGCGTTCAACATCATTCACTAATTCTGATATATCAACATCAACAACATTACCACGTATCCCACTTTCTCCAAAATTCTTAATTCATCTACTCTACTGCTTATATATATCAAT ATTTAATTGTGGAAAAGCGGAAGCGTTTCAAGCTTTAGAAGACATTTATTACCGTGCATGTTACAGTTGTTATTGTGAAGTGATATTATTAgcaaatgcaattaaaaattcTTGTCAGGGATCTTTTGAAG gtGGACAAACACCTAATGTTTCATCAGTGGGAACACCTGTAAGTAGTAATACTTGTAGCACACCAGTATCTAAATCAATGATAACAAATGCATCATTTAGAACTAAAAAGTTAccag atgacattccaattcaaaatattcaaggAACTTTTGACGAAAGTGCTGATGTGGCAAATTTATCATCAATAACAGAAGAAACTAATGATTTAAAAGATCTGAGTGCTGAATCAGTACCGGTTAAAAGGAGTTTGCCAAAAATTGCTGctaattttggtaaaaaaactGCTGAAAAAATAGCTACTGCCGTTAAAAATTCTGGAAATATAAAAACTTCAAAGTTGAACACGCAAAATGGCTCTGACATTTATGAAACTGATGAAAGTGGTATTGATCTAGCCGGGTCTGACATATCTGATACTAAAACTGGTTTAGGACATGATGACAGAACTACTATGACACCATTATTAAATAGAAGAAATCCCAGTATGTCAGTTGAATTAGAATCTTCTAGATCAATCCAG
- the LOC100165047 gene encoding hyccin isoform X1, producing the protein MVENAVKEWLSEFATLEKDDWATFAITTSQNKTLIESIYAVLDDIHKYSKLVDRICGALFNCYRTEETDLHLFVLLFIPHLTYSYLNSIAHVDKQSCRSIEALLIGIYNLEAVDENNTPRFISFRLPSLAQPSIYHEPSSLAPTSLTETAIRRLEQRDTHPVRRGPFNQIERLSASNRMEVLSNLYFIYYKNLNLLPEVYNPFDRFYRVTSKMVTQGYFHKRSTSFTNSDISTSTTLPRIPLSPKFLIHLLYCLYISIFNCGKAEAFQALEDIYYRACYSCYCEVILLANAIKNSCQGSFEGGQTPNVSSVGTPVSSNTCSTPVSKSMITNASFRTKKLPDDIPIQNIQGTFDESADVANLSSITEETNDLKDLSAESVPVKRSLPKIAANFGKKTAEKIATAVKNSGNIKTSKLNTQNGSDIYETDESGIDLAGSDISDTKTGLGHDDRTTMTPLLNRRNPSMSVELESSRSIQMGVNVKSYKERFH; encoded by the exons ATGGTGGAAAATGCAGTAAAAGAATGGTTATCAGAGTTTGCCACATTGGAAAAGGACGACTGGGCAACATTTGCTATAACAACATCGCAGAATAAGACACTTATAGAATCAATATATGCTGTACTTGatgatattcataaatattctaag TTAGTTGATCGTATTTGTGGTGCACTTTTTAATTGTTATCGAACTGAAGAAACcgatttacatttatttgtactaCTGTTTATACCACACTTAACATACAGTTACCTTAATTCTATTGCTCATGTTGACAAGcaa aGCTGTCGTAGTATTGAAGCATTACTAATTGGAATTTACAATCTTGAAGCTGTAGATGAAAATAATACGCCTAGATTTATATCATTTCGTTTGCCGTCATTAGCTCAGCCATCTATTTACCACgaa CCTAGTAGTTTGGCTCCAACTTCATTAACAGAGACTGCCATTCGTCGTTTAGAACAAAGAGACACACACCCAGTCCGCCGAGGTCCTTTTAATCAAATTGAAAGACTATCTGCGTCTAATAGAATGGAAGTTCTtagtaacttatattttatttactacaaaaatttaaatctccTGCCAGAAGTTTATAATCCATTTGATCGTTTTTATAGAGTTACATCTAA aatgGTTACTCAGGGTTATTTTCATAAGCGTTCAACATCATTCACTAATTCTGATATATCAACATCAACAACATTACCACGTATCCCACTTTCTCCAAAATTCTTAATTCATCTACTCTACTGCTTATATATATCAAT ATTTAATTGTGGAAAAGCGGAAGCGTTTCAAGCTTTAGAAGACATTTATTACCGTGCATGTTACAGTTGTTATTGTGAAGTGATATTATTAgcaaatgcaattaaaaattcTTGTCAGGGATCTTTTGAAG gtGGACAAACACCTAATGTTTCATCAGTGGGAACACCTGTAAGTAGTAATACTTGTAGCACACCAGTATCTAAATCAATGATAACAAATGCATCATTTAGAACTAAAAAGTTAccag atgacattccaattcaaaatattcaaggAACTTTTGACGAAAGTGCTGATGTGGCAAATTTATCATCAATAACAGAAGAAACTAATGATTTAAAAGATCTGAGTGCTGAATCAGTACCGGTTAAAAGGAGTTTGCCAAAAATTGCTGctaattttggtaaaaaaactGCTGAAAAAATAGCTACTGCCGTTAAAAATTCTGGAAATATAAAAACTTCAAAGTTGAACACGCAAAATGGCTCTGACATTTATGAAACTGATGAAAGTGGTATTGATCTAGCCGGGTCTGACATATCTGATACTAAAACTGGTTTAGGACATGATGACAGAACTACTATGACACCATTATTAAATAGAAGAAATCCCAGTATGTCAGTTGAATTAGAATCTTCTAGATCAATCCAG